From Pseudoalteromonas rubra, one genomic window encodes:
- the moaC gene encoding cyclic pyranopterin monophosphate synthase MoaC, with protein sequence MALTHIDSQGHANMVDVTQKQATTRLARAEGVVRMSQSAFDAVIKQQNAKGDVLATARIAGIQGAKRCADLIPLCHPLALTKVSVSFELLPETREIRVLSECKLAGKTGVEMEALTAVSVATLTLFDMCKAQDPLMEIHGIRVLGKSGGKSGDWERE encoded by the coding sequence ATGGCTTTAACACACATAGATTCCCAAGGTCACGCCAACATGGTGGACGTAACTCAAAAACAAGCAACGACTCGACTCGCTCGTGCGGAGGGGGTTGTGCGCATGTCACAAAGTGCATTTGATGCAGTGATTAAACAACAAAATGCCAAGGGGGATGTACTCGCAACAGCCCGTATAGCAGGCATACAAGGTGCTAAACGTTGTGCTGACCTAATCCCACTTTGCCATCCGCTGGCCTTAACGAAAGTATCCGTATCGTTCGAGCTACTGCCCGAGACGCGTGAAATTCGCGTGCTCAGTGAATGTAAGCTTGCGGGGAAAACTGGCGTTGAAATGGAAGCCCTTACGGCGGTGAGTGTGGCCACTCTCACCTTGTTTGATATGTGTAAAGCGCAAGACCCTTTGATGGAAATCCACGGCATTCGAGTATTGGGTAAATCGGGTGGGAAATCTGGTGATTGGGAGCGTGAATGA
- a CDS encoding molybdenum cofactor biosynthesis protein MoaE: MITLHISEQDFDVNELYQKLVNTNSTAGAVVMFVGKVRDFSQNGGIAGMSLEHYPGMTENALGNILREAESRWGLDAVTAIHRVGRLKVDDQIVFVGVSSHHREDAFLAAQFIMDYLKNDVPIWKKELTQSGEQKWATYNQKEQHAKARWRENVKV; the protein is encoded by the coding sequence GTGATCACTTTACATATCAGTGAGCAAGATTTTGACGTTAATGAACTGTATCAGAAGCTTGTTAACACCAACTCCACTGCGGGGGCTGTGGTGATGTTTGTGGGTAAAGTCAGAGATTTTAGTCAAAACGGTGGTATTGCAGGTATGTCTTTAGAGCATTATCCAGGGATGACCGAGAATGCGCTCGGTAACATTTTACGTGAAGCAGAGAGTCGATGGGGGCTTGACGCTGTGACTGCTATTCATCGCGTCGGGCGGCTCAAAGTCGATGACCAGATCGTGTTTGTCGGGGTGAGCAGTCACCACCGCGAAGATGCCTTTTTAGCGGCGCAATTCATTATGGATTACCTCAAAAACGATGTACCCATTTGGAAAAAAGAACTCACTCAAAGTGGTGAGCAAAAATGGGCTACCTACAACCAAAAAGAACAACATGCTAAAGCACGTTGGCGGGAGAACGTAAAGGTATGA
- a CDS encoding (2Fe-2S)-binding protein, with the protein MVTFTLNGNKVSAEASDDTPLLWVIRDEIGLKGTKFGCGVAMCGACTVHVDGNAVRSCSFPLSMAAGKQVTTIEGLNNEHPLQKAWVEEQVPQCGYCQSGQIMQAATLLDRNPSPSDKDIDNHMSTNYCRCMAYKRIKSAIKRAASESQSAVQMFDPNEKEA; encoded by the coding sequence ATGGTTACGTTTACATTAAACGGCAATAAGGTGAGCGCAGAAGCAAGCGATGATACGCCACTGCTTTGGGTGATCCGTGATGAAATTGGTCTTAAGGGCACAAAATTTGGTTGCGGTGTCGCAATGTGTGGTGCGTGTACAGTTCATGTCGATGGCAATGCTGTTCGCTCATGTTCATTCCCACTTTCAATGGCCGCCGGCAAGCAGGTAACGACTATCGAGGGGCTAAATAACGAGCACCCACTGCAAAAAGCTTGGGTAGAGGAGCAGGTACCACAGTGCGGTTACTGTCAATCTGGACAAATAATGCAAGCAGCGACTCTGCTGGACCGCAACCCCAGTCCTTCCGATAAGGATATCGACAACCATATGAGTACGAACTACTGCCGCTGTATGGCCTATAAACGCATAAAAAGTGCGATTAAGCGAGCTGCGTCCGAGTCACAATCAGCAGTGCAAATGTTCGACCCAAATGAAAAAGAAGCGTAA
- the moeA gene encoding molybdopterin molybdotransferase MoeA: MTHSALLSFEQAKQILLDGTTSITEAQKVPLNWALERVLSADVIAPINVPQHDNSAMDGYALAFKGDKAGPNATFTFVGKSLAGNPFDGELNPGQCIRITTGGVVPKGTDAVVMQEHVERVEDHIRLTHNVDRGEFIRKCGSDIRQYQVLFRKGRRLTSVDVGLLASLGIADVSVFRRPKIVVFSTGDELQAPGNPLMEGQIYESNGVMLTLMAQKMGAEVENLGVIPDDKAAIAAALRNAGGRADAVICSGGVSVGEADYTKEVLSELGEVCFWKVASKPGKPFAFGHLNNSIFFGLPGNPVSSAVTFDQLVRPALDKLAGESHFTAPITYSAKLTGLIKRRPGRAEFVRAVAQQVDDELQVTPITNQSSGVLSSMSQANCYVLVQAEQGTLQPETVVSVQMFENRF; this comes from the coding sequence ATGACACATTCTGCACTATTGTCGTTTGAGCAAGCAAAGCAAATTTTGCTTGATGGCACGACGTCGATTACCGAAGCACAGAAGGTGCCGTTAAATTGGGCGTTGGAGCGGGTACTATCTGCTGACGTGATTGCCCCGATTAATGTGCCCCAACATGATAATTCTGCAATGGATGGCTACGCACTGGCGTTTAAAGGCGATAAAGCAGGGCCAAATGCTACTTTCACTTTCGTTGGTAAATCGCTTGCAGGTAACCCATTTGACGGAGAATTGAACCCAGGCCAGTGCATACGTATTACAACCGGTGGTGTGGTGCCGAAAGGGACAGATGCAGTGGTGATGCAAGAGCATGTAGAACGCGTTGAGGACCACATTCGCTTAACGCACAACGTCGATCGCGGTGAATTTATTCGTAAATGCGGCTCCGATATTCGTCAGTACCAAGTGTTATTTCGCAAAGGGCGTCGCCTCACTAGTGTCGATGTTGGACTACTGGCCTCACTCGGTATTGCTGATGTGAGCGTATTTCGCCGCCCTAAAATTGTCGTGTTTTCTACTGGTGACGAATTGCAGGCCCCCGGTAATCCGCTCATGGAAGGACAGATTTACGAAAGTAATGGCGTGATGCTGACCTTGATGGCGCAAAAAATGGGGGCTGAGGTCGAAAACCTTGGAGTGATACCAGATGACAAAGCCGCCATTGCCGCCGCTCTTCGTAACGCTGGCGGGCGGGCTGATGCGGTTATTTGCTCAGGTGGGGTGTCGGTCGGCGAAGCTGATTACACCAAAGAAGTCTTATCTGAACTCGGCGAAGTATGTTTTTGGAAAGTAGCTTCAAAACCAGGCAAACCGTTCGCCTTTGGGCACCTGAATAACAGTATTTTTTTTGGGTTACCTGGCAACCCTGTGTCATCGGCGGTCACTTTTGACCAATTAGTGCGTCCAGCCTTAGACAAACTGGCAGGGGAATCGCATTTTACTGCACCAATTACTTACTCCGCGAAACTTACAGGGCTCATTAAACGTCGGCCGGGGCGCGCCGAATTTGTGCGTGCAGTTGCGCAACAGGTTGATGATGAGCTGCAGGTGACTCCTATCACCAATCAAAGCTCAGGGGTGCTGTCGTCAATGAGTCAGGCAAATTGTTACGTACTGGTTCAGGCGGAACAAGGCACCTTACAGCCAGAAACTGTGGTTAGTGTGCAAATGTTCGAAAATCGATTCTGA
- the moaD gene encoding molybdopterin converting factor subunit 1: MSTRILFFAQLRELLGCSQVEVAIDAPLSVAELRSKLIEQHPEWEAHLQNGQVLQAVNQILVNNKAIVQPGDEVALFPPVTGG, from the coding sequence ATGAGTACGCGAATATTGTTTTTTGCCCAGTTAAGAGAGCTGTTGGGGTGTAGCCAGGTAGAAGTTGCGATTGATGCACCTTTGAGTGTTGCAGAGCTTCGTTCAAAGTTGATTGAACAGCACCCTGAGTGGGAAGCGCATTTGCAAAACGGGCAGGTGCTACAGGCTGTCAATCAGATATTGGTAAACAATAAAGCCATAGTGCAACCGGGCGATGAAGTTGCTCTTTTCCCACCGGTGACGGGAGGTTGA
- the moaB gene encoding molybdenum cofactor biosynthesis protein B produces the protein MTTQTTAQLTSLNIAILTVSDTRDESTDRSGNFLKEQVIEEGHNVVEKVILPDDKYAIRAQVAHWIAQDKVESVLITGGTGFASRDVTPEAVTPLFDKEIVGFGEVFRHISYLEIGNSTIQSRALAGVSNNTVIFCMPGSTGACKTAWSKIIKDQLDSRHKPCNYASLIKRPQSN, from the coding sequence ATGACAACGCAAACGACAGCACAATTAACCAGCCTTAATATTGCGATTCTTACAGTATCAGACACACGTGATGAAAGCACCGACAGATCAGGCAACTTCCTAAAAGAGCAGGTGATAGAAGAGGGTCACAACGTCGTAGAAAAGGTGATCCTCCCCGATGATAAATACGCGATCCGTGCTCAAGTAGCTCACTGGATAGCACAAGACAAGGTGGAGTCTGTGTTAATCACCGGTGGTACTGGGTTTGCTTCGCGTGATGTGACCCCTGAAGCAGTTACTCCACTATTTGATAAAGAAATTGTGGGTTTTGGCGAAGTATTCAGGCATATCTCTTACCTTGAAATTGGCAATTCCACCATTCAGTCGCGCGCGCTAGCTGGTGTGTCTAACAATACTGTCATTTTTTGTATGCCAGGCTCCACCGGAGCATGTAAGACAGCTTGGAGCAAGATTATTAAAGATCAACTCGATTCCCGCCATAAGCCTTGTAATTACGCATCGCTTATTAAGCGTCCACAAAGCAATTAG